The Aedes aegypti strain LVP_AGWG chromosome 3, AaegL5.0 Primary Assembly, whole genome shotgun sequence genome contains a region encoding:
- the LOC5564760 gene encoding cytochrome P450 9e2: MEVNLLLLATVITVFVYLYRLITKNNDYFHDKPIPSLKARPLLGSTGPLLLKQVTFADFVSYVYNKFPGVKVLGMFDTLTPFFVIRDPELIKQIAVKDFDHFMDHRPFFGESAESEEHPYALFKRVIFALNGQRWRNMRATLSPAFTGRKMRLMFTLMVDCSERMLKHYESLMSSTGRMEVEIKDMLSRYGINVIASCAFGIDVDCFKDVDHEFMYHGRRMLQMGNPVVIAKMLFMRMFPNLAKKSGMDVIPREQAVYFTKLIKETIRTRESQGIVRNDMIDLLLEARKGTLKYEEEREEVQEGFATVQESDVGKAQVTKAISEIDMIAQCLIFFIAGFESVSTTSMFMIYELILNPEIQQKLYEEVEQTYKQLGDKLLTYDALQSMKYMDMVVSETMRKWPLSPIGDRICVRDYTLDDGQGLRFTIDKGTCVWFPIHGLHHDPQYYPNPDRFDPERFNDQNKGNIKMGTYLPFGIGPRNCIGSRFALMELKAVMYHMLRKFSFHRSTNTRIPLKLRKGMNNVGTDEGMHVELRLRNS, from the exons ATGGAAGTAAATTTGCTACTTTTAGCCACGGTGATAACCGTGTTCGTTTATCTGTACCGTCTAATAACGAAGAACAACGACTACTTTCACGATAAGCCGATCCCGTCACTAAAAGCTCGGCCACTGTTGGGGTCAACCGGCCCACTACTGTTGAAGCAGGTTACGTTCGCCGATTTCGTCTCATATGTCTACAACAAGTTTCCCGGCGTCAA AGTCCTCGGGATGTTCGACACGTTGACGCCGTTCTTCGTGATCCGCGATCCAGAGTTGATCAAGCAGATCGCCGTCAAGGACTTCGACCACTTCATGGACCACCGGCCGTTCTTCGGCGAATCTGCCGAATCGGAAGAACATCCGTACGCCCTTTTCAAGCGAGTTATATTTGCTCTGAACGGTCAGCGATGGCGTAATATGCGAGCAACGCTGAGTCCAGCCTTCACTGGACGAAAGATGCGACTTATGTTTACTCTGATGGTGGACTGTAGCGAGCGGATGCTGAAGCACTACGAATCGCTGATGAGCAGCACGGGTCGTATGGAGGTTGAAATCAAAGATATGCTCAGTCGGTATGGAATCAATGTGATCGCGTCGTGCGCTTTCGGAATCGATGTGGATTGCTTCAAGGACGTCGATCATGAATTTATGTATCATGGGAGGAGGATGCTTCAAATGGGTAATCCAGTGGTGATAGCGAAGATGCTGTtcatgaggatgtttccgaaccTTGCGAAGAAATCCGGAATGGACGTGATACCACGGGAGCAGGCGGTGTATTTTACCAAGTTGATAAAGGAAACCATACGGACACGGGAAAGTCAGGGTATTGTTCGAAATGATATGATAGATCTGTTGCTAGAAGCTCGAAAGGGGACGCTAAAGTATGAAGAAGAACGAGAGGAAGTACAGGAAGGCTTCGCCACCGTTCAGGAGTCGGACGTTGGAAAAGCACAGGTAACGAAGGCCATATCGGAAATTGACATGATCGCGCAGTGCCTGATTTTCTTCATCGCAGGATTCGAATCCGTATCAACGACTTCCATGTTTATGATCTACGAACTGATCCTGAATCCGGAAATTCAGCAGAAGCTCTACGAAGAAGTTGAGCAGACCTACAAACAGCTGGGTGATAAGCTTCTGACATACGACGCGCTCCAGAGTATGAAGTACATGGACATGGTCGTATCGGAAACCATGCGGAAGTGGCCGCTGTCTCCAATTGGCGACCGGATTTGCGTACGAGACTACACTCTAGACGATGGTCAAGGTTTGCGGTTCACCATCGATAAAGGAACCTGCGTATGGTTTCCGATTCATGGTCTTCATCACGATCCGCAGTACTATCCCAATCCCGATCGGTTTGACCCGGAACGGTTCAACGATCAGAACAAGGGTAATATTAAAATGGGAACGTACCTTCCGTTTGGTATTGGACCGAGGAACTGCATCGGGTCACGGTTTGCTCTGATGGAACTGAAGGCAGTCATGTACCACATGCTACGTAAATTTTCGTTTCACCGGAGTACGAATACGCGAATTCCGCTTAAGCTGCGCAAAGGTATGAACAACGTCGGGACGGACGAGGGAATGCATGTTGAACTGCGGCTGAGGAATTCGTAG